In a single window of the Vitis vinifera cultivar Pinot Noir 40024 chromosome 6, ASM3070453v1 genome:
- the LOC132253939 gene encoding tropinone reductase-like, translating to MAQTFGCSSGDSRWSLKGMTALVTGGTKGIGHAIVEELAGLGATIHTCSRKETELNECLKDWKAKGFGVSGSVCDVSSPAQREKLMETVSSVFKGKLNILVNNAAIVIQKPTVEVTAEEFSTIMAINFELY from the exons ATGGCTCAGACATTTGGGTGCAGCTCTGGAGATAGTAGATGGTCTCTCAAGGGAATGACTGCTCTTGTAACTGGTGGAACTAAAGGAATTGG GCATGCAATTGTGGAGGAACTGGCTGGATTAGGAGCAACCATACACACGTGTTCTCGAAAAGAAACCGAGCTCAATGAATGCTTGAAGGATTGGAAAGCTAAAGGTTTTGGAGTGAGTGGTTCAGTGTGTGATGTATCCTCTCCGGCCCAAAGGGAGAAGCTAATGGAGACTGTGTCTTCTGTGTTCAAAGGGAAGCTGAATATACTT GTCAACAACGCTGCTATTGTTATTCAGAAACCAACAGTAGAGGTCACGGCAGAAGAGTTCTCAACAATCATGgccataaattttgaattatattaa
- the LOC100260356 gene encoding tropinone reductase homolog At2g29360 — protein sequence MAQTCGFSSGDSRWSLKGMTALVTGGTKGIGHAIVEELAGLVATIHTCSRKETELDECLKDWKAKGFGVSGSVCDVSSRAQREKLMETVSSVFNGKLNILVNNAAIVIQKPTVEVTAEEFSTIMAINFESVYHLSQLAHPLLKASGAGSIVFISSVAGVVSLKYLSAYSATKGAMNQLTKNLACEWAEDNIRSNAVAPWYIKTPMVDQMLSNKTFLEGVINRAPLRRVGDPKEVSSLVAFLCLPASSYITGQTICVDDSRWSLKGMTALVTGGTKGIGHAIVEELAGLGATIHTCSRKETELNECLKDWKAKGFGVSGSVCDVSSRAQREKLMETVSSVFKGKLNILVNNAAIVIQKPTVEVTAEEFSTIMAINFESVYHLSQLAHPLLKASGAGSIVFISSVAGVVSIKYLSAYSVTKGAMNQLTKNLACEWAEDNIRSNAVAPWYIKTPMVDQMFSNKTFLEEVINRAPLRRVGDPKEVSSLVAFLCLPASSYITGQTICVDGGVTVNGFEPNLF from the exons ATGGCTCAGACATGTGGGTTCAGCTCTGGAGATAGTAGATGGTCTCTCAAGGGAATGACTGCTCTTGTAACCGGTGGAACTAAAGGAATTGG GCATGCAATTGTGGAGGAACTGGCTGGATTAGTAGCAACCATACACACGTGTTCTCGAAAAGAAACCGAGCTCGATGAATGCTTAAAGGATTGGAAAGCTAAAGGTTTTGGAGTGAGTGGTTCAGTGTGTGATGTATCCTCTCGGGCCCAAAGGGAGAAGCTAATGGAGACTGTGTCTTCTGTGTTCAATGGGAAGCTGAATATCCTT GTCAACAACGCTGCTATTGTTATTCAGAAACCAACAGTAGAGGTCACGGCAGAAGAGTTCTCAACAATCATGGCCATAAATTTTGAATCTGTGTATCATCTGTCCCAACTCGCACACCCCCTTTTAAAGGCATCAGGAGCGGGAAGCATTGTGTTCATCTCCTCTGTTGCAGGCGTAGTGTCACTCAAGTATCTGTCTGCTTATTCAGCGACCAAAG GAGCAATGAATCAACTTACAAAGAATTTGGCATGCGAGTGGGCGGAAGATAATATTAGAAGTAATGCAGTTGCTCCTTGGTACATCAAAACTCCGATGGTGGATCAG ATGCTCAGCAACAAAACCTTTCTGGAAGGGGTGATAAATCGAGCTCCACTTCGCCGTGTGGGAGATCCGAAGGAGGTGTCATCTTTGGTGGCATTCCTCTGTCTACCAGCATCATCTTACATTACTGGACAGACTATTTGTGTCGATG ATAGTAGATGGTCTCTCAAGGGAATGACTGCTCTTGTAACTGGTGGAACTAAAGGAATTGG GCATGCAATTGTGGAGGAACTGGCTGGATTAGGAGCAACCATACACACGTGTTCTCGAAAAGAAACCGAGCTCAATGAATGCTTGAAGGATTGGAAAGCTAAAGGTTTTGGAGTGAGTGGTTCAGTGTGTGATGTATCCTCTCGGGCCCAAAGGGAGAAGCTAATGGAGACTGTCTCTTCTGTGTTCAAAGGGAAGCTGAATATCCTT GTCAACAACGCTGCTATTGTTATTCAGAAACCAACAGTAGAGGTCACGGCAGAAGAGTTCTCAACAATCATGGCCATAAATTTTGAATCTGTGTATCATCTGTCCCAACTCGCACACCCCCTTTTAAAGGCATCAGGAGCGGGAAGCATTGTATTCATCTCCTCTGTTGCCGGCGTAGTGTCAATCAAGTATCTGTCTGCTTATTCAGTAACCAAAG GAGCAATGAATCAGCTTACAAAGAATTTGGCATGCGAGTGGGCGGAAGACAATATTAGAAGTAATGCAGTTGCTCCTTGGTACATCAAAACTCCGATGGTGGATCAG ATGTTCAGTAACAAAACCTTTCTGGAAGAGGTGATAAATCGAGCTCCACTTCGCCGTGTGGGAGATCCGAAGGAGGTGTCATCTTTGGTGGCATTCCTCTGTCTACCAGCATCGTCTTACATTACTGGACAGACTATTTGTGTCGATGGTGGCGTGACTGTTAATGGTTTTGAGCCAAACCTGTTCTAG